Proteins from one Impatiens glandulifera chromosome 2, dImpGla2.1, whole genome shotgun sequence genomic window:
- the LOC124925552 gene encoding E3 ubiquitin-protein ligase WAV3-like: MVGGRRREEEGFLCKLKRAMKLILQTTTTCTCSFPPEKTTTLVAAAAGDPLPHFHHCSSGETVVSGEPNSSNTKNLCPICLDVLSYGGTTTDSSPGQAIFTAQCSHSFHFTCISSNVRHGSLNCPVCRAHWSHLPRNLQCSDTCINQTDPILRILDDSIATFRVQRRSFLRSARYDDDDPIQPDRHPDHPHLRFSVHQICRPSNNYLSVTLNHLPATDLVLVASPNGPHLRLIKQCMALVVCSLRPIDRVAIVTYSSAAARVFPLRCMTPYGKRTALQVIDRLFYFGQSDPMEGLQKGIKIIEDRTYKNPQCSILHLSNSPTRTYQCTNDDENPIPIPIHRFHVGYGHGTSNGFVMNEFKEFLARVVGGAITEVRLRIGESGRIVDIGELRSGEERRIPLDFEESRNLRLVYSYKSPVAEECYRTGEAEVDDGGSQPLERSLLGRTNGFESWGYDDPYRTRRWAKHLHGYRI, encoded by the exons atggttgggggaagaagaagagaagaagaaggttTTCTATGTAAATTGAAAAGAGCAATGAAATTGATTctacaaacaacaacaacatgtACCTGTTCTTTTCCGCCGGAGAAGACAACAACCCTtgtcgccgccgccgccggagaTCCACTTCCTCACTTTCACCATTGCTCAAGTGGTGAAACAGTTGTTTCAGGGGAACCCAATTCCTCAAATACCAAG AACTTGTGTCCAATATGCCTTGATGTTCTTAGCTATGGAGGAACAACAACAGACAGTAGTCCTGGACAAGCAATCTTCACTGCACAATGCTCTCATTCTTTCCATTTCACATGCATTTCTTCCAATGTCCGCCATGGAAGTCTCAATTGCCCTGTTTGTCGAGCTCATTGGTCTCATCTCCCTCGTAACCTACAATGTTCAGATACTTGTATCAACCAAACAGATCCAATTCTACGAATCCTAGATGATTCCATCGCTACTTTCAGAGTTCAAAGGAGATCATTTCTCAGATCTGCTCGTTACGATGATGACGATCCAATCCAACCTGACCGTCATCCCGATCATCCTCATCTCCGTTTCTCAGTTCATCAAATCTGCCGTCCATCGAATAATTACCTGTCGGTAACTCTGAACCATCTACCGGCGACTGATCTAGTCTTGGTTGCTAGCCCTAATGGACCTCATTTGAGACTTATAAAACAATGCATGGCACTCGTCGTCTGTTCTCTTCGTCCGATTGACCGAGTCGCCATTGTAACCTACTCGTCCGCCGCTGCACGAGTGTTTCCACTCAGATGTATGACGCCGTACGGGAAGAGAACAGCTCTGCAAGTCATCGATCGTCTTTTCTACTTCGGACAGTCAGATCCAATGGAAGGATTACAGAAAGGGATAAAGATAATCGAAGATCGAACTTACAAAAATCCTCAATGCTCCATTCTGCATCTCTCCAACAGTCCTACGAGAACTTATCAGTGTACGAACGACGACGAGAATCCGATTCCGATCCCGATCCATCGGTTCCACGTTGGATACGGCCACGGCACATCGAACGGTTTCGTGATGAACGAGTTCAAGGAGTTTCTCGCTAGAGTTGTCGGTGGCGCGATTACGGAAGTCCGGTTGCGAATCGGAGAGAGCGGTAGGATCGTCGACATCGGCGAGCTTAGGAGCGGCGAGGAAAGAAGAATTCCATTGGATTTTGAGGAATCGAGAAATCTCCGTTTAGTTTACAGCTATAAATCTCCGGTTGCTGAAGAGTGTTACAGAACAGGTGAAGCGGAGGTTGACGACGGTGGTTCGCAGCCATTGGAGAGGAGCTTGTTAGGAAGAACAAACGGTTTTGAGAGCTGGGGTTATGATGATCCTTATAGAACTAGAAGATGGGCTAAGCATTTGCATGGCTATAGAATAtag